Proteins from a genomic interval of Rattus norvegicus strain BN/NHsdMcwi chromosome 2, GRCr8, whole genome shotgun sequence:
- the Lce6a gene encoding late cornified envelope protein 6A, whose amino-acid sequence MSQQKQQPSELPNAPKCSPPKGPNFCLTSCSSSCGTSCSAGYSSQLRRLGLRNTANRKKIHHPQPRCLRGGTTYHCKEEEC is encoded by the coding sequence ATGTCACAGCAGAAACAAcaaccctcagagctcccaaaTGCTCCCAAATGTTCACCTCCCAAAGGCCCAAACTTCTGTCTGACTTCCTGCTCATCTTCTTGCGGGACTTCTTGTTCAGCAGGCTATTCTTCCCAATTGCGAAGGTTGGGGCTTCGGAACACTGCCAATCGCAAGAAAATTCACCACCCACAACCTCGCTGTCTTAGGGGTGGCACCACCTACCACTGCAAAGAAGAAGAGTGCTAA
- the LOC120100586 gene encoding late cornified envelope protein 1C-like produces MSCQQNQQQCQPPPKCTPKCPPKCQTPKCPPKCPPKCPPKCPPVSSCCSLGSGGCCGSSSGGCCGSSSGGCCSSGGGGCCLSHHRPRRSFHRHRHSSGCCSSGGSSGCCGSSGGCCGSSGGSSGCCGSSCGGSQQSGDCC; encoded by the coding sequence ATGTCCTGCCAGCAGAACCAGCAGCAGTGCCAGCCCCCTCCCAAGTGCACCCCCAAGTGCCCTCCCAAGTGCCAGACACCAAAGTGCCCTCCAAAATGCCCCCCTAAATGTCCTCCCAAGTGCCCCCCTGTGTCTTCCTGCTGTAGCCTGGGTTCTGGGGGCTGCTGTGGCTCCAGCTCTGGGGGCTGCTGTGGCTCCAGCTCTGGTGGCTGCTGCAGCTCTGGGGGTGGAGGCTGCTGCCTGAGCCACCACAGACCCCGCAGATCTTTCCATCGCCATCGCCACAGCTCTGGATGCTGTagcagtggtggcagcagtggcTGCTGTGGCAGCAGTGGAGGCTGCTgtggcagcagtggtggcagcagtggcTGCTGTGGCAGCAGCTGTGGTGGTAGCCAGCAGTCTGGGGATTGCTGCTGA